Genomic DNA from Desulfovibrio sp. UCD-KL4C:
ACAGTTTTTACAAAATTCAAAAGGAGTGATGCAGTGATTGATCTTCGTTGCCCTGTGTGCGGCAGGTTACTTATGAAAGGGCAGATTATTGAGGTTCAGGTTAAATGTCCGAAGTGTAAAAAGTTGGTCAAACTTTCCTGCAATAAAGAATAACTGATTTTATACATAAAGGGGGCCATGCCTTGTCGTTTCAGGTTCAATATTTGTTACTTCAAGATTGTTGAGCCCCTTTTATATTTTAGAAAGACCAAAGGATAAAATATGACTGTAAGTAATAAAAATAAATATGAATCTAGGCTTAAAACGCTCAGACAGGAGCGCAGTTCGTGGGAGGGGCATTGGCGGGAAATTAGTGATTATATTCTGCCGCGAAAAGGTGTGTATGATGGTATCATCCCCAATGATGGGAGCAGAAAAAACAATCGAATTATTGATTCTACTGCAACAAGGGCTTTAAGGATTCTTGCAGCAGGTTTGCAAGGAGGACTTACTTCCCCGGCGCGCCCTTGGTTTCGGCTGGGACTTGCTGATCGGGATATGTCCAAGCATAAATCTGTTCGTGACTGGATTTCTAATGTTGAAGCTATCATGTATCGTGCATTGGCACGTAGTAATTTTTACTCGTGCATACATTCACTTTATACGGAACTTGCAGGATTCGGAACAGGAATACTTTACTGTGAACCTGATGTTGATCAAGGGATAAGATTTCGTACTTTGACGGCCGGAGAATATTGCCTTGCAACCGATGCGCAGGGACGAGTTGATACTGTTTACCGTGAATTCAAAATGACCGCGCGTCAGCTTGAAAAAAGGTTTGGTATTGATGCTCTTCCTGCAACGGTGCGTACAAGTTTAACCAGTAATCGTGATCATTGGTATGATATTATTCATGCGGTTCAACCGCGTGATGAATTTAATCCCAGAAAACTTGATAAGCAGAATATGCCGTTTGAATCTGTGTTTATCCTTAGCGGCATGGGGAATGAAATACTTTCTGAAAGCGGGTTCATGGAAAATCCTTACATGGCACCGCGTTGGGATACTTCGGCAATGGATGTGTATGGCAGGTCTCCGGGAATGGATGTTCTATCAGACGTTAAAATGCTGATGGAAATGAGTAAAAGTCAGATTCAGGCAGTACATTTGACCCTGCGACCGCCGATGAAAGTGCCTTCCATGTATTCACGACGACTTAATCTTCTTCCTGGAGGGCAAAACCCTGTTGAGCAGAATCAGCAGGATGCTGTTGCTCCTCTTTATCAGATCCGCCCTGATCTTGCCGGAGTAAGTGGTAAAATTCAGGAAGTCAGGTCTGCTATTCGTGAAGGATTTTATAATGATGTTTTTATGATGATGGCTGGTTCAACCCGTAAAACTATTACAGCTTCAGAAGTTGCCGAACGGCATGAAGAAAAGCTTATTCAGCTAGGGCCGGTTATTGATCGCCAGCATACAGAACTTCTCGATCCTCTTATTGATAGGGTCTTCGGGATATTAACCCGTGCGGGGAAATTACCGGAACCTCCATCATGTCTTGACGGTATGGATATACGGATCGATTATATTTCAATTCTTGCTCAGGCTCAGAAAATGGTCGGGACTCAGTCAATTCAGTCACTATCTGAATTTGTAGGAAGACTTGCCGGAGCGAATCCTGAGATCTTAGATAAAGTTGATATGGATCGCGCTGTTGATGAATATGCGGATTTGGTAGGTGTACCGACGGGTATTGTCCGTTCCGGTGATGAAGTAGAAAAGTTTAGGAATCAAAGAAGAGAGATGCAACTTCAGCAGCAGAAGATGCAACTAGGTATGGCGGCTGCTTCTGCCGGAACAGGTATAATTAAAGATTTGTCGCAGGCAGGATTTAATCGTAGCGAGGTTGTGGGGATTGCCGGAAAAGCAGAGCAGATTATGAGTACAATGTAAAATCTCAGGGACATCTTTTATGCGGAGTCTTTATAAAAGGCTCCGCTTTTTGTTAAAGTGCATCTTTTGTATTATATGTTATATTAGGTCGTTGCATCCTTAATGTTGATATTTTAGCAATAAAGAGCTACATTATAATAGCTGTTTCATTATATGGATGGGCGATTGTTACCCGGATAATAAAGAGGTTTTTATGAAGCTTGTTGTGACAGATATAACTAGGTTTAAAGATAATGATGATGTTTGCATGGCATTACTTGATGTTGATTCTTGCAAATGTCATAGGCCTTTGCCTTATGCAACTAAAGCTATCATTAATCAGAAAGGAATTTCTCCGGGGATGATTGTCGATGCTACCGTCATTCCTAATGATATCGCAGAGCCTCCTCATGTTGAAGATTGTCTTTTTGTTAATGATTTATGGCTCGAAAAAATGGATGAAGCTTCTTTTAAAGATTTATTGGAGCGAAGTTCTTTCGATTCTGTGACCGAAGCCTTCGATGGACTTATTACACCTAAAAAAAGATATGTTCCTTTGGATTATCCTACTGATTTTTCGATTAGAACAATAAGAATCGACCCCTTATCATTGTCACTTTCTGCTATCGGAACTGATGAAAAAAAATTGAGGCTCAGTTTTACTGATAAAACCGAAGAAACTTTTCGGCATACTCCTATTGCTGATTTGAATTTTCATTCCTGTGCTTTGAAATATGTTCAGCAGGATAGGCTTGAAGATTTTAATACCGTCCTCGCCGGAGCAGAAGAAGTTTTTATTCGCTTAGGATTAAGCAGGGCTTATACTGGTAAAAACGGCAAACAAGGATATTGGATGCAGGCAAACGGGGTATACTGTTTTCCGGGGTGCTTTTGGCTTGAAGGGTGCTACATCTAATCAAGAGTTTGCTTATATCTTTTTAGTCCTACCACAAGAATTACCAGCCAGAAAATAATTATAGGCCACAGGTGGTGTGCTGATTCTATCCACCCGCTGCCTTTAAGCAGAACTCCGCGTACTAATCTTAAATAGTGGGTAAGCGGCAGAAATGATCCTAGTGTCTGCGCCCATTGCGGCATACCTCTGAACGGAAACATAAATCCTGACAGCAATAGTGACGGCAGGAAAAAGAATATGGACATTTGCACGGCTTGAAGCTGATTTTTAGCAATAGTTGATATTGTAACTCCTACTGTCAGATTTGCGGCAATGAAGAATGATGAATACAAAAATATGATTACAGGATTGCCGTTAATCGGGACATTGAACAGAAAGATAGAAGCAAGCATAATCAATATTACTTGAATATAACCGACTAAGACATATGGAATAATTTTTCCAAGCATTACTTCAAGCGGGCGTACGGGAGTCGTCAGCAGATTTTCCATTGTTCCACGTTCCCGTTCCCTTGTTATTGCAAGAGATGTTATCATGGAAAGAGTCATGGTCAGGATGACCCCCATGAGGCCCGGGACAATATTATATTGGCTGATGGCTTCGGGGTTGTAATCAGCATGAATTAGCATGTTTACGGGAGGATCTTTGGGCAGAAGATAGCTAAGTGAACCTTTTAGTTCTTGCTCCATAGCTCTATGCACTATTTCTTTCATGGAATTTACCGCATTACCCGTAGCCATCGGGTCTGTTGCATCTGCTTCAAGCAAAAGAGTAGGGCGTTCCCCTCGTTCGATTTTCTGTCCGAACTGCTCAGGGATTGTCAAAACAAATTGTACTTCACCAAGTTCGAGTAATCTATTTGCTTCAGCTCTGGAATTTATAAATTTATTCACATCAAAATATGTACTTGTCTGCATGCCGGAGACTATGGCGCGCGAATACTGAGTGTTATCACCGGAGAGTATGGCTAACGGTAGGTGTCGTGGATCAGAATTTATTGCATATCCGAAAAGAAGCAATTGAATGACCGGAATAGCGATCATCATGGCGAAGGTTAGCCTGTCACGACGCATTTGTATGAATTCTTTTCCAGTAATGGCCATGAACCTTTTAAAAGAGAATAATTTAAGGGTGCTCATGGCGTTTTTCCTCTCATAAGATCGATGAAGACTTCTTCCAAACTTGTTTCAGACGGGTTGAAACTGTTCTCCGGTCCTGCAACAGCCTTAATTCCGTTTTCTATTTTTGCTTTATTTCTTCCGCTTATGTGTAGCGTATTACCAAAGGCAACGACTTGATCAATTCCGTCTGTAGTACGAAGAAGGGGAGTCATTTCGGCAAGTCTTGGACCTTTTAGAGTCCAAGTATGCAGGCCGGAATTTTCAATGAGTTCTTCGAGGGTTCCTTTAACTAAAAGGTTTCCATAAGCAATGTAGGCTAGTCTGTGGCAGCGTTCAGCCTCATCCATATAATGAGTGCTTATCAATGCTGTAATTCCTTGGGCCGCTAAGTTATGTACTTCATCCCAAAAATCTCGCCTTGCTGATGGGTCGACACCTGCGGTGGGTTCATCAAGAAGTAGTAGCTTTGGGCTATGCAGTGTGCATCCGGTTAAAGCAAGTCGCTGTTTCCAGCCACCGGAAAGGCTGTCTGCAAGCTGCTTTTCGAATCGTCCCAGTCCCATGCGTTCTATCGCTTCATCAATCAGTTTGCTGCGGTTTGGTAGTTGATAAGCTCTTGCTAGAAATTCAAGGTTTTCACGTACAGTGAGGTCACCATACAGGCTGAATTTTTGAGCCATGTATCCAACCTTGGGTTTTATAAGATCTGACTCTGTTAAAATGTCATATCCTAGGCATGTACCGGAACCGGCATCAGGTTTAAGTAGACCGCAAAGCATACGAATAAACGTTGTTTTACCTGATCCATTCGGGCCTAAAAAACCGAATATCTCGCCTTTTTTGACGTTCATATCCAGTGCGTTAACAACCGTTTTTTTCCCAAATATTTTGGTTACGCCTGTTACGTTTATGATGGTCTGATCATCCATTCTTGCCTCGGAAGAAAGACTTTATGGTATCAATTATTCCGGCGTTATGTCCAAAATATTTGATATCCCGACTGACATCTACAGGTTGTCCAGGTTTAAGGCGTAGCGCATCATTTAGAGCAGGGTAAGCTTCCAGCATGAAAACCAGTTTTGCTCTGCTCTGGCTGGAATAAATAACCGGCGGAGTATATTCTGATTTAGGTGAAATGTAGTTCAGTTTAATTTTGATGGGTTCTTTTAATCCGTCATAGTTAAGGAGTAATTCTTCGCCTAGGGAAAATTCTCCGACAATCGGTTCAGGAACATAGAATTTTACTTTGCGATTTTCAGGTGGCAATATTGAAAGCACTGGATTTCCTGCCGGAACCCATTCACCTTTATATCGAATAGTGTCGAAGATTATTCCTGATCGTGGAGCAAGCTGTTCTTTTTGATCGTAATTCCACCGAGCTTGAGCAAGTCTCGCTTTTGCTGCATCAACTGCGGATTCTGCAGCATTAATCTCGTCAGAGCGTGCCCCGAGAGTCGCGGTAACAAGCTCAGATGATATTTGATTTACCTGCTGAGTTGCCTGCTGATAATCTGAGCGGGATTTATCCCTTTCTTCTTCGGATATTGTCCTTGATCTATAAAGGTCTGCTCTACGTTTATAATCTGTGGCTGCTAGAGACTCTGCCGCCTTTGCTTTTTTTAGCCTAGCTTTGATTGAAGCTATTTCGGAAGGTCTACTTCCTTTTCGTTTGTTTGCAAGATCACTAATAGCCTTATCCAAATTTTCATAGGCTTCATCAATTCCTGCTTTTTCATACTTTCTTTCAAGTGTGAATAGAGTTTGATTTGCTGTTACTTGTTGCCCTTTTTTTACGTTTACCTCCTCAAGCTGTCCGCCGAGCGGGGATGACACATAGACAAAATCACCCTCAACATAGCCTTGCCAAAGGTAATCTTCATTGTCAGTGCAG
This window encodes:
- a CDS encoding Com family DNA-binding transcriptional regulator produces the protein MIDLRCPVCGRLLMKGQIIEVQVKCPKCKKLVKLSCNKE
- a CDS encoding portal protein, whose translation is MTVSNKNKYESRLKTLRQERSSWEGHWREISDYILPRKGVYDGIIPNDGSRKNNRIIDSTATRALRILAAGLQGGLTSPARPWFRLGLADRDMSKHKSVRDWISNVEAIMYRALARSNFYSCIHSLYTELAGFGTGILYCEPDVDQGIRFRTLTAGEYCLATDAQGRVDTVYREFKMTARQLEKRFGIDALPATVRTSLTSNRDHWYDIIHAVQPRDEFNPRKLDKQNMPFESVFILSGMGNEILSESGFMENPYMAPRWDTSAMDVYGRSPGMDVLSDVKMLMEMSKSQIQAVHLTLRPPMKVPSMYSRRLNLLPGGQNPVEQNQQDAVAPLYQIRPDLAGVSGKIQEVRSAIREGFYNDVFMMMAGSTRKTITASEVAERHEEKLIQLGPVIDRQHTELLDPLIDRVFGILTRAGKLPEPPSCLDGMDIRIDYISILAQAQKMVGTQSIQSLSEFVGRLAGANPEILDKVDMDRAVDEYADLVGVPTGIVRSGDEVEKFRNQRREMQLQQQKMQLGMAAASAGTGIIKDLSQAGFNRSEVVGIAGKAEQIMSTM
- a CDS encoding ABC transporter permease, which gives rise to MSTLKLFSFKRFMAITGKEFIQMRRDRLTFAMMIAIPVIQLLLFGYAINSDPRHLPLAILSGDNTQYSRAIVSGMQTSTYFDVNKFINSRAEANRLLELGEVQFVLTIPEQFGQKIERGERPTLLLEADATDPMATGNAVNSMKEIVHRAMEQELKGSLSYLLPKDPPVNMLIHADYNPEAISQYNIVPGLMGVILTMTLSMITSLAITRERERGTMENLLTTPVRPLEVMLGKIIPYVLVGYIQVILIMLASIFLFNVPINGNPVIIFLYSSFFIAANLTVGVTISTIAKNQLQAVQMSIFFFLPSLLLSGFMFPFRGMPQWAQTLGSFLPLTHYLRLVRGVLLKGSGWIESAHHLWPIIIFWLVILVVGLKRYKQTLD
- a CDS encoding ABC transporter ATP-binding protein; this translates as MDDQTIINVTGVTKIFGKKTVVNALDMNVKKGEIFGFLGPNGSGKTTFIRMLCGLLKPDAGSGTCLGYDILTESDLIKPKVGYMAQKFSLYGDLTVRENLEFLARAYQLPNRSKLIDEAIERMGLGRFEKQLADSLSGGWKQRLALTGCTLHSPKLLLLDEPTAGVDPSARRDFWDEVHNLAAQGITALISTHYMDEAERCHRLAYIAYGNLLVKGTLEELIENSGLHTWTLKGPRLAEMTPLLRTTDGIDQVVAFGNTLHISGRNKAKIENGIKAVAGPENSFNPSETSLEEVFIDLMRGKTP
- a CDS encoding HlyD family efflux transporter periplasmic adaptor subunit, with product MKKTEQRTALTILTLTVCLLVSACTDNEDYLWQGYVEGDFVYVSSPLGGQLEEVNVKKGQQVTANQTLFTLERKYEKAGIDEAYENLDKAISDLANKRKGSRPSEIASIKARLKKAKAAESLAATDYKRRADLYRSRTISEEERDKSRSDYQQATQQVNQISSELVTATLGARSDEINAAESAVDAAKARLAQARWNYDQKEQLAPRSGIIFDTIRYKGEWVPAGNPVLSILPPENRKVKFYVPEPIVGEFSLGEELLLNYDGLKEPIKIKLNYISPKSEYTPPVIYSSQSRAKLVFMLEAYPALNDALRLKPGQPVDVSRDIKYFGHNAGIIDTIKSFFRGKNG